From the Cryptomeria japonica chromosome 2, Sugi_1.0, whole genome shotgun sequence genome, one window contains:
- the LOC131051858 gene encoding MADS-box transcription factor 18-like isoform X1: protein MVRNLKGEELSSLGPNDLEQVEHQIQLGMNRVRARKNQLVEEIQRTANDLQKDNDELHKMMQLSEERRYAERIVNDNVRMPSTGIASNLWQQNFQQPWQRNHSLVCLPEQEHRLTVLQGWR from the exons ATGGTTAG GAATTTAAAGGGGGAGGAACTTTCTTCTTTGGGTCCTAATGACTTGGAGCAAGTGGAGCATCAGATTCAACTAGGAATGAATAGAGTAAGAGCGAGAAAG AACCAACTTGTGGAGGAGATCCAAAGGACG GCCAATGACTTGCAAAAAGATAATGATGAACTACACAAAATG ATGCAGCTCTCTGAAGAGCGGAGATATGCAGAGAGAATTGTCAACGATAATGTTAGAATGCCATCAACTGGAATAGCTAGCAACCTCTGGCAGCAAAACTTTCAACAACCATGGCAGAG AAATCATTCGTTGGTATGTCTACCTGAGCAGGAGCACCGTCTCACCGTACTGCAAGGATGGCGGTGA
- the LOC131051858 gene encoding MADS-box transcription factor 18-like isoform X2, whose product MVRNLKGEELSSLGPNDLEQVEHQIQLGMNRVRARKNQLVEEIQRTANDLQKDNDELHKMLSEERRYAERIVNDNVRMPSTGIASNLWQQNFQQPWQRNHSLVCLPEQEHRLTVLQGWR is encoded by the exons ATGGTTAG GAATTTAAAGGGGGAGGAACTTTCTTCTTTGGGTCCTAATGACTTGGAGCAAGTGGAGCATCAGATTCAACTAGGAATGAATAGAGTAAGAGCGAGAAAG AACCAACTTGTGGAGGAGATCCAAAGGACG GCCAATGACTTGCAAAAAGATAATGATGAACTACACAAAATG CTCTCTGAAGAGCGGAGATATGCAGAGAGAATTGTCAACGATAATGTTAGAATGCCATCAACTGGAATAGCTAGCAACCTCTGGCAGCAAAACTTTCAACAACCATGGCAGAG AAATCATTCGTTGGTATGTCTACCTGAGCAGGAGCACCGTCTCACCGTACTGCAAGGATGGCGGTGA